A genomic segment from Pediococcus acidilactici encodes:
- the parC gene encoding DNA topoisomerase IV subunit A, with the protein MADNQSKIQELALEDIMGDRFGRYSKYIIQERALPDVRDGLKPVQRRILFAMNKDGNTHDKAFRKSAKSVGNVMGNFHPHGDSSIYEALVRMSQDWKLRVPLIEMHGNNGSIDNDPPAAMRYTEARLSQAAEEMLQDIDKDTVDMVLNFDDTEYEPTVLPARFPNLLVNGATGISAGYATEIPPHNIGEVIDAVLYTIKHPDPSLEKLMEFVKGPDFPTGGIVQGRDGLKQAYKTGRGRVVVRSRTTIEQLRGSKQQIRVTEIPYEVNKAQLVKKIDEIRVMKKIDGIAEVRDESDREGLSIAIELKKDVDAQGVLNYLLKNTDLQVSYNFNMVAINNLRPERMGLKPIIQAYVDFQKEVITKRTQFNLQKAEARLHIVDGLIKALSILDQVIKTIRGSKDKKDAKHNLVERFDFSEKQAESIVSLQLYRLTNTDVTELKTEAQQLNDSIAEFNQILNDPAKLSRVLSAELRKVKKQYATPRLSEIQDQIEEIKIDRTVTVPEEQVMVLVSQAGYLKRSSLRSYKASADEDGLKDGDQPVFKHELSTLDHLLMFTNKGNLIYRPVYEITEARWKDTGEHVSQTIGLADDEIILKAYDVKNFAQSINFLIATDDGYIKQTALQDLKPGRTYRKKAITYAKLKSSDAKVVNVVQVDPKATPATILLASEHGYGLRYDLVEIPTVGPRAAGVKSMDLRDDQVANFVLVNENDQIGLITNRGSFKRMKVSEISVTSRARRGVQILRELKKDPHRVVDIEVVNEHQAFEVLTSRGLVHDILPMEHPLNERYSNGSFVIDIDSEGYPLSMRLKTLDPAVNEAK; encoded by the coding sequence ATGGCTGATAATCAATCAAAAATTCAAGAATTAGCACTTGAAGATATTATGGGCGACCGCTTTGGACGGTATTCTAAATATATCATCCAAGAACGCGCGTTGCCTGACGTTCGCGATGGCTTAAAGCCGGTGCAACGGCGCATCCTCTTTGCGATGAATAAAGATGGCAACACTCATGATAAAGCCTTTCGTAAATCGGCTAAATCAGTTGGTAACGTAATGGGTAATTTTCATCCGCATGGTGATAGTTCGATTTACGAAGCCTTAGTGCGCATGAGTCAAGACTGGAAGTTGCGCGTACCGCTAATTGAAATGCATGGTAACAATGGTTCAATTGATAACGATCCTCCGGCTGCAATGCGGTATACCGAAGCGCGGTTGAGCCAAGCTGCCGAAGAGATGCTTCAAGATATCGACAAAGACACGGTTGACATGGTGCTAAATTTCGATGATACGGAATACGAACCAACCGTTTTACCAGCACGTTTTCCAAACCTACTGGTAAACGGGGCAACCGGGATCTCTGCTGGATACGCAACGGAAATCCCCCCACACAATATTGGGGAAGTAATTGACGCCGTTTTATATACCATCAAACATCCGGATCCTTCGTTAGAAAAACTGATGGAATTTGTTAAAGGTCCCGATTTTCCCACTGGTGGAATTGTCCAGGGACGTGACGGCTTAAAACAAGCTTATAAAACCGGTCGGGGCCGGGTGGTAGTGCGTTCCCGTACCACTATTGAACAACTTCGGGGAAGCAAACAGCAAATTCGGGTTACGGAAATTCCTTACGAAGTTAATAAGGCGCAGTTGGTTAAGAAAATTGACGAAATTCGGGTAATGAAGAAAATTGACGGAATTGCTGAAGTCCGTGATGAATCTGATCGCGAAGGTTTGTCAATTGCCATTGAGTTGAAAAAGGACGTCGATGCACAAGGGGTTCTTAATTACCTCCTAAAGAACACCGACTTACAGGTTTCGTACAACTTTAACATGGTGGCCATTAATAACTTGCGTCCGGAACGAATGGGACTTAAACCCATTATTCAAGCTTACGTGGACTTTCAAAAAGAAGTGATTACCAAGCGGACGCAATTTAATTTACAAAAAGCGGAAGCACGGCTACACATCGTTGATGGTTTAATTAAGGCCCTTTCAATTCTGGACCAAGTAATTAAAACTATCCGAGGCAGCAAAGACAAGAAGGATGCTAAGCATAACTTAGTGGAACGGTTTGATTTTAGTGAAAAGCAAGCCGAATCTATCGTTTCCTTACAACTTTATCGCTTAACCAATACCGACGTGACGGAATTGAAGACGGAAGCTCAACAGTTAAACGATTCAATTGCTGAGTTTAACCAAATCCTCAACGATCCGGCGAAATTATCGCGAGTTCTTTCGGCAGAACTGCGCAAAGTTAAGAAACAATACGCCACACCACGCTTATCAGAAATTCAAGATCAAATCGAAGAAATTAAGATTGACCGCACGGTAACCGTACCAGAAGAACAGGTAATGGTGTTGGTCAGTCAAGCCGGTTATCTAAAACGCAGTAGTTTACGTTCTTACAAAGCTTCTGCTGATGAAGATGGGCTGAAAGACGGCGATCAACCGGTATTTAAGCATGAATTGAGCACGTTAGACCATCTATTAATGTTTACCAACAAGGGTAACCTGATTTACCGGCCGGTATACGAAATTACCGAAGCGCGTTGGAAGGATACTGGTGAGCACGTTTCTCAAACGATTGGGTTGGCAGATGATGAAATTATCTTAAAGGCTTACGACGTTAAAAACTTTGCTCAATCAATTAATTTCCTAATTGCAACAGACGATGGGTACATTAAGCAAACCGCTTTGCAAGACCTCAAACCGGGGCGAACTTACCGTAAAAAGGCCATTACTTACGCTAAACTAAAGAGTTCAGATGCTAAAGTGGTTAACGTTGTCCAAGTGGATCCAAAAGCGACACCAGCGACCATCCTATTGGCAAGTGAACACGGATACGGTTTAAGATACGATTTAGTTGAAATTCCGACCGTAGGACCACGAGCTGCCGGGGTTAAATCAATGGATTTGCGGGATGACCAAGTGGCCAACTTCGTTTTGGTTAATGAGAATGATCAAATTGGTTTAATTACTAACCGGGGATCCTTCAAACGAATGAAGGTAAGCGAAATCAGCGTAACGAGCCGGGCCCGTCGAGGAGTACAAATTTTACGTGAACTTAAGAAAGATCCTCACCGGGTGGTCGATATCGAGGTAGTTAACGAACATCAAGCCTTTGAGGTGTTGACTTCCCGTGGGTTAGTTCATGACATTCTACCGATGGAACATCCACTAAACGAACGCTATTCCAACGGTAGTTTTGTGATTGATATTGACTCCGAGGGTTATCCGCTTTCAATGCGCTTGAAAACATTGGATCCAGCAGTCAACGAAGCGAAATAA
- the parE gene encoding DNA topoisomerase IV subunit B — protein sequence MAKTSKTTYDDSSIQVLEGLEAVRKRPGMYIGSTDGRGLHHLVYEIVDNAVDEALAGYGKEINVTIRPDNSITVVDHGRGMPVGMHKSGKPTAEVIFTVLHAGGKFGQGGYKTSGGLHGVGASVVNALSEKLTVEIVRDKMKYEENFVNGGHPVGTLKKVGKTKESNGTTVTFKPDPAIFTTTVFNFNTLAVRLRESAFLLKGVKITLTDERAGHEQTEEYLYEEGIKEFVEYLNEDKDTLGNIMYFDGSKHGIEVEIAGQYNDGYSETVLSFVNNVRTKDGGTHEVGMRSGWTKAFNEFARKVGLLKEKDKNLEGSDVREGLSAVISIRVPEELLEFEGQTKEKLGTPEARPIVEAVVSEQLGFFLMENGEFAQQLVRKAINARDARVAARKARDESRTGKRRKKQDRILSGKLTPAQSKNAKKNELFLVEGDSAGGSAKQGRNRKFQAILPLRGKVLNTEKAKLQDIVKNEEINTIIYTIGAGVGPEFKVEDSNYDKVIIMTDADTDGAHIQTLLLTFFYKYMRPMIDAGKIYIALPPLYKLQKGVNKKAKIEYAWTDEELEEVSKKMGRGFSLQRFKGLGEMNADQLWETTMNPETRTLVRVRIDDDTLAERRVTTLMGDKVEPRRKWIESNVSFTLEEDGSLLDNEAVKAEHDVKQTSPKEKGNETFEELKLDLENN from the coding sequence ATGGCAAAAACAAGTAAAACAACATATGATGATTCTTCCATCCAGGTGCTTGAAGGGCTTGAAGCCGTTCGAAAGCGTCCCGGAATGTACATCGGATCTACCGATGGACGTGGATTACATCATCTCGTTTATGAAATTGTTGATAATGCAGTCGATGAAGCGTTAGCTGGGTACGGAAAAGAAATTAATGTCACAATCCGCCCAGATAACAGTATTACGGTCGTGGACCACGGGCGCGGAATGCCGGTCGGGATGCATAAGTCTGGCAAACCCACTGCCGAAGTAATTTTTACCGTCTTACATGCCGGAGGAAAGTTCGGTCAAGGTGGTTATAAGACTTCCGGTGGATTGCACGGGGTTGGTGCAAGCGTCGTTAACGCGTTGTCCGAAAAATTAACGGTCGAAATCGTCCGCGACAAGATGAAGTACGAAGAAAATTTTGTGAACGGCGGTCATCCTGTCGGAACGTTAAAAAAGGTGGGAAAAACTAAGGAATCGAATGGAACTACGGTAACTTTTAAACCGGATCCAGCGATTTTTACCACGACGGTTTTTAACTTTAATACGTTAGCGGTTCGGCTACGTGAATCAGCCTTCTTATTGAAGGGAGTTAAGATCACCCTTACTGACGAGCGGGCGGGCCATGAACAAACCGAAGAGTACCTTTATGAAGAGGGAATTAAAGAATTTGTTGAGTACCTTAACGAAGATAAGGATACTTTAGGCAACATCATGTATTTTGATGGTTCTAAGCACGGCATCGAAGTCGAAATTGCTGGACAATACAACGACGGTTACTCTGAAACCGTGTTATCGTTCGTTAATAACGTCCGGACCAAAGATGGTGGGACCCACGAAGTCGGCATGCGTTCGGGATGGACCAAGGCCTTCAACGAATTTGCCCGAAAAGTCGGCCTCTTAAAGGAAAAAGACAAAAACTTGGAAGGCTCCGACGTTCGGGAAGGTTTGTCAGCAGTGATCTCTATCCGGGTTCCCGAAGAGCTGCTTGAATTTGAAGGACAGACCAAGGAAAAATTAGGAACTCCGGAAGCCCGTCCAATTGTTGAAGCCGTGGTTAGCGAACAACTAGGGTTCTTCCTGATGGAGAATGGGGAATTTGCCCAACAGTTAGTCCGTAAAGCCATTAACGCCCGGGATGCCCGGGTAGCGGCACGTAAAGCGCGTGACGAATCCCGGACCGGAAAACGGCGGAAAAAACAAGACCGGATTTTATCCGGAAAACTAACTCCAGCCCAATCTAAAAACGCGAAAAAGAATGAATTGTTCCTTGTCGAAGGGGACTCGGCGGGAGGCAGTGCCAAACAAGGACGTAACCGTAAGTTCCAAGCCATTCTACCGTTACGTGGTAAGGTTTTAAATACGGAAAAAGCCAAGTTACAAGACATTGTTAAAAATGAAGAGATCAATACAATCATCTACACCATTGGCGCTGGCGTGGGTCCTGAATTCAAAGTAGAAGACAGCAACTATGATAAAGTCATTATCATGACCGATGCCGATACTGATGGAGCCCACATTCAAACGTTATTATTAACGTTCTTTTATAAATACATGCGCCCAATGATTGACGCAGGCAAGATTTACATTGCCTTGCCACCCCTCTACAAATTGCAGAAGGGCGTCAATAAGAAGGCTAAAATTGAATACGCGTGGACCGATGAGGAACTTGAAGAAGTTAGCAAAAAGATGGGCCGCGGTTTTTCCCTGCAACGCTTTAAGGGGCTTGGTGAGATGAACGCCGATCAGCTGTGGGAAACTACCATGAATCCGGAAACTCGAACCTTGGTACGGGTGCGGATTGATGATGATACCTTAGCCGAACGCCGGGTAACCACGTTGATGGGTGATAAGGTCGAACCCCGCCGGAAATGGATTGAAAGCAACGTTTCCTTTACCTTAGAAGAGGATGGCAGTTTGCTAGACAATGAGGCGGTTAAGGCTGAACACGACGTTAAGCAAACGTCCCCCAAGGAAAAGGGAAACGAAACGTTTGAAGAACTAAAATTAGATTTAGAAAATAACTAA
- the plsY gene encoding glycerol-3-phosphate 1-O-acyltransferase PlsY: MLKIFIMLVIAYLLGSIPSGVLVAKHFNKDLHKEGSGNTGTTNTFRVLGVKPGLLVLLMDLLKGTLATLQPIVFHVTTINPLIIGLAAILGHTFSVFDEFRGGKAVATSAGMLLAYNPSYFITACCLFVGFIYISSMVSFSSIVSAILLVIISFFYHDWVLSVVAIGLTSFIIYRHRSNIKRILSGNENLVPFGIYYRLKHKG; this comes from the coding sequence ATGTTAAAAATTTTCATCATGTTGGTGATTGCCTACTTGTTAGGCTCGATTCCCTCGGGAGTGTTGGTCGCCAAACATTTTAACAAAGATTTACATAAAGAAGGTAGTGGAAACACCGGGACGACCAATACGTTCCGGGTTCTCGGCGTTAAACCTGGTTTACTAGTCTTGTTAATGGATCTTTTAAAAGGAACCTTAGCCACCCTACAGCCGATTGTCTTTCACGTCACCACGATTAATCCCCTTATTATTGGTCTCGCGGCCATTTTAGGGCACACTTTTTCGGTTTTCGATGAATTCCGGGGCGGAAAGGCAGTGGCCACCAGTGCGGGCATGCTGCTAGCGTATAATCCTAGCTATTTTATTACCGCTTGTTGCCTATTCGTCGGTTTCATTTACATTTCCAGCATGGTTAGCTTTTCGAGCATCGTTTCGGCAATCTTACTCGTTATTATTTCGTTTTTCTACCATGATTGGGTGCTTTCAGTAGTGGCCATTGGACTAACTAGTTTTATCATTTATCGCCACCGCTCCAACATTAAGCGCATTTTGAGCGGCAATGAAAATCTGGTTCCCTTTGGAATCTACTATCGCCTTAAGCACAAAGGCTAA
- a CDS encoding aldose 1-epimerase family protein, whose translation MTAVLKNEFLTVTIDELGAELTSVKSNDDQIEYIWQADPQVWGRHAPVLFPFVGRLKDDQFKVNGKRYPMGQHGFARDMRFTVISASADQVVMELKSTAETREKFPFDFELRLHFELQDHELTERYEVRNPAAEDDLWFAIGGHPGFNLNLGDPRIGMAESQMRIAPKQVFKQIPLQAPYTDPKHLQDLDATQPLALSHELFANDALILDLQQRSTTVMLENDVNDHGVALTVADAPYLGIWSPYPAEGEFICLEPWWGIADTVDFNGELNEKLGMNRLAAGATFNHEFTISFF comes from the coding sequence ATGACGGCAGTTTTAAAAAATGAGTTTTTAACGGTCACAATTGATGAATTAGGTGCGGAATTAACCAGCGTTAAGTCTAACGACGACCAAATTGAATACATCTGGCAAGCTGATCCCCAAGTCTGGGGAAGACACGCTCCCGTTCTTTTTCCGTTCGTGGGTCGCTTAAAAGACGATCAATTTAAGGTCAACGGCAAGCGTTATCCGATGGGGCAACATGGGTTTGCTCGAGACATGCGCTTTACGGTGATTTCAGCAAGTGCCGACCAAGTGGTAATGGAATTAAAGAGCACCGCGGAAACGCGCGAAAAATTCCCGTTCGATTTTGAATTACGGTTGCATTTTGAATTACAGGATCACGAGTTAACCGAACGTTACGAAGTACGTAATCCAGCTGCAGAGGACGACCTCTGGTTTGCGATTGGCGGGCACCCTGGATTTAATCTTAACTTAGGTGATCCAAGAATCGGGATGGCGGAAAGTCAAATGCGGATTGCTCCTAAACAGGTATTTAAGCAAATTCCGTTGCAAGCTCCGTACACGGATCCCAAGCACCTGCAGGATCTAGATGCTACCCAGCCGTTAGCCTTAAGCCATGAACTTTTTGCTAACGACGCTTTAATCTTAGATTTGCAGCAACGATCAACAACCGTAATGTTAGAAAACGACGTTAACGACCACGGGGTGGCCTTGACGGTGGCGGATGCTCCTTATCTAGGAATTTGGTCTCCATATCCTGCTGAAGGTGAATTTATTTGTTTGGAACCTTGGTGGGGAATTGCGGATACCGTTGATTTCAATGGTGAATTGAACGAAAAGCTAGGAATGAACCGGTTGGCTGCTGGAGCAACCTTTAACCACGAATTTACAATTTCATTCTTTTAA
- the hslU gene encoding ATP-dependent protease ATPase subunit HslU: MLKENLTPQEIVNQLDEFVIGQKSAKRAVAVALRNRYRRLQLSADMQEDITPKNLLMIGPTGVGKTEIARRLAKIVNAPFVKVEATKFTEVGYVGRDVESMVRDLVENAVHLEEERAFKDVRMEAAKNADHRIVELLVPVPEDPKQNSAVDFQNMMNMFTQMQQGKTPTDFQPSGQNVPDDIKEKRMDTASKLAKGLLENEMVTIEMDDPKQNNNNNMMNQMGIDLNESLSGLLPKKKISRTVPVREAREILIKEESDKLVNHGDLYHNAIQRAENTGIIFIDEIDKITGSGQNTSSDVSRQGVQRDILPIVEGSQVNTKYGLVDTSHILFIGSGAFHESKPSDLIAELQGRFPIRVELNDLSKDDFVKILTEPKNALVKQYIALIGTDNVKVTFTIEAIERIAEIAEQVNHETENIGARRLHTILEKLLEDILFEGPSMEMGEVTITEKYVDSKIGSIAGNKDLSEFIL; encoded by the coding sequence ATGTTAAAAGAAAACTTAACCCCACAAGAAATTGTTAACCAATTAGATGAATTTGTAATTGGTCAAAAATCAGCTAAGCGTGCCGTTGCGGTTGCTTTACGGAATCGTTACCGGCGGCTCCAGCTTTCTGCCGATATGCAAGAAGACATCACCCCAAAGAACTTACTAATGATTGGACCAACCGGGGTCGGAAAAACTGAAATTGCCCGGCGATTGGCCAAAATCGTTAACGCTCCCTTTGTGAAGGTCGAAGCAACTAAGTTTACCGAAGTTGGTTACGTCGGACGGGACGTCGAGTCGATGGTGCGTGACTTAGTTGAAAACGCCGTGCATTTAGAAGAAGAACGGGCCTTTAAGGACGTCCGGATGGAAGCAGCTAAAAACGCGGATCACCGCATTGTCGAATTGCTTGTACCAGTGCCAGAAGATCCTAAGCAAAATTCAGCGGTAGACTTCCAAAACATGATGAACATGTTTACGCAAATGCAACAGGGAAAGACACCAACTGATTTTCAACCAAGTGGACAAAATGTGCCGGATGACATCAAGGAAAAGCGGATGGACACGGCAAGCAAGTTAGCTAAGGGACTCCTCGAAAACGAGATGGTCACCATTGAAATGGACGATCCTAAGCAAAATAATAATAACAACATGATGAATCAAATGGGCATCGACCTTAACGAATCGTTGAGCGGGCTCTTGCCAAAGAAGAAAATTAGTCGAACGGTACCCGTGCGGGAAGCTCGTGAAATTCTAATTAAAGAAGAGTCCGACAAATTAGTTAACCATGGGGATTTATACCATAATGCAATCCAACGGGCGGAAAATACCGGAATCATCTTCATTGACGAAATTGATAAGATTACTGGTTCAGGACAAAACACTTCTAGCGACGTGTCCCGGCAAGGTGTGCAACGAGACATTTTACCAATTGTAGAAGGGTCTCAAGTTAACACTAAGTATGGTTTGGTGGACACCAGCCACATCCTCTTCATCGGTTCGGGGGCGTTTCACGAAAGTAAGCCTAGCGATTTAATTGCTGAATTGCAGGGCCGTTTCCCAATTCGGGTTGAACTAAACGACCTTTCGAAGGACGACTTTGTTAAGATCCTTACCGAACCAAAGAATGCATTGGTTAAGCAATACATTGCCTTAATTGGCACGGATAACGTGAAAGTTACCTTCACTATCGAAGCGATTGAACGAATTGCCGAAATTGCTGAACAAGTTAACCACGAAACGGAAAACATTGGTGCACGGCGTTTGCATACCATTCTAGAAAAACTATTGGAAGACATCCTTTTTGAAGGACCATCCATGGAAATGGGCGAAGTAACCATTACCGAAAAATACGTTGATAGTAAGATTGGTAGCATCGCGGGTAACAAAGACTTAAGCGAGTTTATCTTGTAG
- the hslV gene encoding ATP-dependent protease subunit HslV translates to MPVKFDATTIIAINHNGENAMAGDGQVTMGEKFIMKGTARKVRRIYDGKVIVGFAGSVADAFNLEEKFEKKLSEYSGNLQRASVELAKIWRGDQQLQKLEAMLIVMDQKEMYLVSGSGEVIAPDDGILAIGSGGNFALAAAKALKQHAKDMTAKEIAKTAINVAGDIDIFTNHNVIALDFKEED, encoded by the coding sequence ATGCCAGTAAAATTTGACGCAACAACCATAATTGCCATTAATCACAATGGAGAAAACGCTATGGCCGGGGATGGTCAAGTTACCATGGGTGAAAAATTCATTATGAAAGGCACTGCACGAAAAGTTCGTAGAATTTACGATGGAAAAGTCATCGTGGGATTTGCGGGTAGTGTAGCCGATGCTTTCAACCTGGAAGAAAAATTTGAAAAGAAATTATCCGAGTATAGTGGCAATTTACAACGTGCTTCCGTTGAATTGGCCAAAATTTGGCGGGGCGACCAACAATTACAAAAGCTGGAAGCCATGTTAATCGTAATGGACCAAAAGGAAATGTACTTGGTTTCCGGGAGTGGAGAAGTGATTGCCCCAGATGATGGTATCTTAGCCATTGGCTCGGGTGGTAACTTTGCTTTGGCAGCGGCCAAGGCTCTAAAACAACATGCTAAAGACATGACCGCTAAAGAAATTGCTAAAACCGCAATTAACGTTGCTGGTGACATCGACATCTTTACTAACCATAACGTGATCGCTTTAGATTTCAAGGAGGAAGATTAA
- the xerC gene encoding tyrosine recombinase XerC, whose amino-acid sequence MDWIEQFKRYLTVERQYSDKTVTAYLEDLQEFQKFLQTTGNKPELLAVDRFDANVFMSYLFDQNLKRTSISRKVSSLRAFYRFLIKNEVIDKNPFEFVQLKKHADHLPRFFYEKEMNQLFDTVYQAQGPLHLRDVALLEVLYGTGMRVSECTNLRWTDIDFSMQTILVLGKGNKERYVPFGRYAKHALEDYHQNEWTPLLAKYHQTHQYVFVSHYGQPITASGVEYVLNQIIKKSSLTGEIHPHMLRHSFATAMLNNGADLRTVQELLGHASLSTTQIYTHVTKEKLQESYRKFFPRSTKS is encoded by the coding sequence ATGGACTGGATAGAGCAATTTAAAAGGTATTTAACCGTGGAGCGGCAATATTCTGATAAAACGGTTACAGCTTATCTGGAAGACTTGCAGGAATTTCAAAAGTTTCTTCAGACTACCGGAAATAAGCCGGAGCTTTTAGCGGTGGATCGTTTTGACGCGAACGTCTTCATGAGTTACCTCTTTGACCAAAATTTAAAACGAACCTCAATCTCACGGAAAGTTTCGTCTTTACGTGCTTTTTACCGTTTTTTAATAAAAAATGAGGTAATTGATAAAAATCCTTTTGAATTTGTTCAATTAAAGAAACATGCCGATCACCTTCCACGCTTCTTCTATGAAAAGGAAATGAACCAGCTTTTTGATACAGTTTACCAAGCACAAGGACCATTGCATTTGCGAGACGTTGCTTTGCTAGAGGTGCTTTACGGTACCGGAATGCGAGTTAGTGAGTGCACCAATTTGCGTTGGACGGACATTGACTTTTCTATGCAAACCATCTTGGTTTTAGGGAAGGGAAACAAGGAACGCTACGTGCCCTTTGGACGCTATGCTAAGCATGCTCTAGAAGACTACCATCAAAATGAATGGACACCATTACTGGCAAAATACCATCAAACGCACCAGTACGTCTTCGTTAGTCATTACGGGCAGCCAATTACCGCGTCGGGGGTTGAATACGTCTTAAATCAAATTATTAAAAAAAGTAGTTTGACCGGCGAAATTCATCCCCACATGTTGCGGCATAGCTTTGCGACCGCCATGTTAAACAATGGCGCAGACCTTCGAACTGTTCAAGAGCTCTTAGGCCACGCCAGCCTATCAACAACCCAAATTTATACACACGTTACTAAAGAAAAACTACAAGAGAGTTACCGGAAATTCTTTCCACGCTCGACTAAGTCTTAA